A single Iodidimonas sp. SYSU 1G8 DNA region contains:
- a CDS encoding NADP-dependent oxidoreductase yields the protein MTDMNRQWCVADAPGGSGLGLTHEQFEYREAAIPEPRDGEVLIRNVYFSCDPMNHAWVKGMEERFRAIPIGQPMCGGVAGRVVASRHPDFKPGDAVTGFLEFADYVTTGAFDRTGTPLQRIPTDFSLASGLATLGMTGLCAYFGLADIGKPTLGDTVVVSGAAGAIGTIAGQLAKLSGARVIGIAGGGSKCAMLTGELGFDAAIDYKAEDVAARMAELAPRGIDVFFDNVGGGILDAALANMAHGGRIVICGGIAGYNAQAPGLHNHMALAMRGCTMAGFFFFDHVGRFAEGVARLADWMRGGHIKEVLDIADGFDKVPEAALGQFMGANRGKQLVKIVEDPGT from the coding sequence ATGACCGACATGAACCGGCAATGGTGCGTTGCCGACGCGCCCGGCGGCAGCGGATTGGGGCTGACTCACGAGCAGTTTGAGTACCGCGAGGCGGCCATTCCGGAGCCGCGTGACGGCGAGGTCCTGATCCGCAATGTCTATTTCTCGTGTGATCCCATGAACCATGCCTGGGTCAAGGGGATGGAGGAACGGTTTCGGGCCATTCCCATCGGTCAGCCCATGTGCGGCGGCGTCGCGGGACGCGTCGTGGCATCGCGCCATCCGGATTTCAAGCCGGGGGACGCGGTGACCGGCTTTCTCGAGTTCGCCGATTACGTCACCACGGGCGCCTTCGACCGCACTGGTACACCGCTGCAGCGTATTCCTACGGACTTTTCGCTGGCGTCGGGCCTTGCGACGCTGGGCATGACCGGCCTGTGCGCCTATTTCGGTCTCGCGGACATCGGCAAGCCCACGCTTGGTGACACAGTCGTGGTTTCCGGCGCGGCGGGCGCCATCGGCACCATCGCGGGCCAGCTCGCGAAGCTGAGCGGCGCCCGGGTCATCGGCATTGCCGGCGGCGGGTCCAAATGCGCCATGCTGACCGGTGAACTGGGCTTCGACGCGGCCATCGACTACAAGGCCGAGGATGTGGCGGCGCGCATGGCGGAATTGGCGCCGCGCGGCATCGATGTCTTCTTCGACAATGTGGGCGGCGGCATTCTGGACGCGGCGCTGGCCAACATGGCCCATGGCGGGCGCATCGTCATCTGCGGCGGCATCGCCGGATACAACGCGCAGGCGCCGGGTTTGCATAACCACATGGCGCTCGCCATGCGCGGCTGCACCATGGCGGGATTTTTCTTCTTCGATCATGTTGGGCGGTTCGCCGAGGGCGTGGCCCGGCTCGCCGACTGGATGCGGGGTGGTCATATAAAGGAAGTCCTCGATATCGCCGATGGCTTCGACAAGGTTCCGGAAGCGGCGCTGGGTCAGTTCATGGGCGCCAACCGGGGTAAGCAGCTCGTCAAGATCGTCGAAGATCCTGGAACATGA
- a CDS encoding secondary thiamine-phosphate synthase enzyme YjbQ, with protein MKQFQTSLTIPTPGPGLIDITSPVKGWLSGQPLSDGLLTLFIRHTSASLTIQENADPDVLRDLQDFFARIAPRAVPYRHDAEGPDDMPAHIRAALTQTQLSIPVSKGRMVLGAWQGIYVFEHRDRPHRREVALHVIGA; from the coding sequence GTGAAGCAGTTCCAGACCAGTTTGACGATCCCGACCCCGGGTCCCGGCCTCATCGACATTACATCCCCCGTCAAGGGCTGGCTCTCTGGCCAGCCCTTGTCCGATGGTCTGCTCACCCTGTTCATCCGGCACACTTCCGCCTCGCTGACGATCCAGGAGAACGCCGATCCAGACGTGTTGCGTGACCTGCAGGATTTCTTCGCGCGGATCGCGCCCCGGGCGGTGCCTTATCGCCACGATGCCGAAGGGCCGGACGACATGCCCGCGCATATTCGCGCAGCGCTGACGCAAACGCAGCTGTCCATTCCTGTGTCGAAGGGCCGCATGGTACTGGGCGCTTGGCAGGGGATCTACGTGTTCGAACACCGTGACCGGCCGCACCGGCGCGAGGTCGCGTTGCATGTGATCGGCGCATGA
- a CDS encoding EF-hand domain-containing protein, with the protein MANKVLITALVTGFAMTSGVGAAFAGSHEGHGPGGHKTKMLEMLDTNKDGSISKAEFEAKRGNEFSAADANKDGAVTPAELTAYHEKKMEERKAERQKRMFDRLDTNKDGKVSKEEFAAGGMFERMDKNKDGKITADEMQWKGKRGHGHGGHDKDGPDKDGPDGDDAAE; encoded by the coding sequence ATGGCTAATAAGGTTCTGATCACGGCGCTGGTCACGGGTTTCGCAATGACGTCCGGTGTGGGCGCGGCGTTTGCCGGTTCTCATGAGGGCCATGGTCCCGGCGGGCACAAGACCAAGATGCTCGAGATGCTGGACACCAACAAGGATGGCTCCATCAGCAAGGCGGAATTCGAGGCCAAGCGCGGCAATGAATTCTCGGCGGCCGACGCCAACAAGGACGGCGCGGTCACGCCGGCTGAACTCACGGCCTATCACGAAAAGAAGATGGAAGAGCGCAAGGCCGAACGCCAGAAGCGCATGTTCGACCGCCTCGACACGAACAAGGACGGCAAGGTCTCCAAGGAGGAGTTCGCGGCCGGCGGCATGTTCGAGCGGATGGACAAGAACAAAGACGGCAAGATCACCGCTGACGAAATGCAGTGGAAGGGCAAGCGCGGTCACGGCCACGGCGGCCATGACAAGGACGGCCCCGACAAGGACGGTCCTGACGGGGACGATGCCGCTGAATAA
- a CDS encoding alpha/beta hydrolase, whose product MPRITANGLAIEYDERGPADAPAILLVMGLGAQMLLWPDRFCSGLAERGYRVIRFDNRDIGLSQKLDSAGIPDLAALGKALAAGEAVSVPYLLADMAADAAGVLDELGVGKAHVVGASMGGMIAQLVAARYPGRVRSLTSIMSTSGRPGLPPGAPEATAALMSRPAGFDRQSVVDHGVKLAKVIGSPGYPVPDEIVRSFTEKLYDRSFYPLGMLRQYAAIMASGSRETVLPGIAAPALVIHGDADPLLPLAHGEDTARLIPGARLEVIEGMGHNFPPQLNDRLADLIAAHAGAA is encoded by the coding sequence ATGCCACGGATTACCGCCAACGGCCTCGCCATCGAATATGACGAACGCGGCCCGGCCGACGCACCCGCCATTCTGTTGGTCATGGGGCTCGGCGCGCAGATGCTGCTCTGGCCCGACCGGTTCTGCAGTGGGCTCGCCGAGCGGGGATACCGGGTCATCCGCTTCGACAACCGCGACATCGGCCTCTCCCAGAAGCTGGACAGCGCGGGCATCCCCGATCTGGCGGCCCTCGGCAAGGCGCTGGCGGCGGGCGAGGCGGTGAGCGTGCCCTATCTGCTCGCCGACATGGCCGCCGACGCGGCCGGTGTTCTGGACGAGCTCGGCGTCGGCAAGGCGCATGTGGTCGGCGCCAGCATGGGCGGCATGATCGCCCAGCTCGTCGCGGCCCGATATCCCGGCCGGGTCCGTTCGCTGACTTCCATCATGTCGACCAGTGGCCGCCCCGGTTTGCCACCCGGCGCTCCCGAGGCGACGGCGGCGCTCATGTCGCGACCGGCTGGCTTCGACCGCCAATCGGTGGTGGATCATGGCGTCAAGCTGGCCAAGGTCATCGGAAGTCCCGGATATCCGGTCCCGGACGAGATCGTCCGTTCGTTCACGGAAAAACTCTACGACCGCTCGTTCTATCCCCTAGGCATGCTACGGCAATATGCCGCCATCATGGCGTCCGGTTCCCGAGAGACGGTGCTGCCCGGCATCGCGGCGCCGGCGCTGGTCATACACGGCGATGCCGATCCGCTGCTGCCGCTCGCCCATGGCGAGGATACCGCCCGACTGATCCCCGGCGCGAGGCTGGAGGTGATCGAGGGCATGGGGCACAATTTCCCGCCGCAGCTCAATGACCGGCTGGCCGATCTGATCGCCGCTCACGCCGGGGCGGCGTGA